Proteins co-encoded in one Prunus persica cultivar Lovell chromosome G6, Prunus_persica_NCBIv2, whole genome shotgun sequence genomic window:
- the LOC109949692 gene encoding uncharacterized protein LOC109949692, giving the protein MISTISGGPTLAGTSNNSIKHYVRSTYAHQVFTTEQGRLPKTHRTGWAPITFCDEEERGVILPHDDPLIIRADISNFDVGRILVDTGSSVSVMFAECFNELQVPLHLLDRSITTLVSFSGDVVQPIGSIHLPISIGAAPQRTMITTPFLIVDCPTASCLWKYGLVVSARRLRPYFQAHTIYVLTNQPLRQVLQNPETSGRLVKWAIELGEFDLHYKPRPAMRGQAVADFLSELTEPQASAAIQPPTEPNPPPSQDQNPTEGNLDLTQPLWTLFVDGSSNAQGYGAGLVLISPDKVALEYTLRFKFQASNNEAEYEALLAGLRLAKEMDARQIQIFSDSQLVVHQVNQDFMAKDASMTAYLQHARHLLATFQAHSIKQVPRSENSHADALARLASALEQGMGRHIHIEFLAQPSTQAPLICTIDHSPTWMDPILQFLQNQTLPANPAEARRVRHCSARYLIINGSLYKRGFSLPYLRCLTPEEGHYVLREIHEGICGNHSGARSLAHKAIRQGYFWPSLHTDAQAFTQKCHKCQRFANIPQLPAAPLTAMVSPWPFAQWGLDLIGPMPEGKGQVKYAIVAVDYFTKWAEAEALATITVARIESFVWQNIVCRFGIPNSIVTDNGRQFDNAKFKQFCSNLKIRLCFASPAHPQSNGQVKAVNKIIKKTLKTKLDKAKGCWPELLPEVLWSYRTTFRTSTGETPFSLSFGTEVVAPVEIGQPTYRTSTYDATANDEQLALNLDFIEELRDQSSMRNAAYKQRIAKYYDSRVKPRAFKMGDWVMRKVSLATKNPNEGTLGPTWEGPYEIIKICRPGTY; this is encoded by the coding sequence ATGATCTCCACCATCAGCGGAGGTCCTACCCTGGCTGGCACCTCCAACAATTccatcaaacattatgtccGCTCCACCTATGCACACCAGGTCTTCACCACCGAGCAGGGACGATTGCCAAAGACCCACAGGACTGGCTGGGCCCCCATTACCTTCTGCGATGAGGAGGAGCGTGGTGTTATCCTCCCCCATGACGATCCACTCATTATCCGGGCTGACATTTCTAACTTCGACGTTGGGCGTATCCTGGTGGACACTGGCAGCTCGGTCAGTGTGATGTTTGCCGAGTGCTTCAATGAACTCCAGGTCCCGCTTCACCTACTCGACCGAAGCATCACAACCCTTGTGAGCTTCTCGGGTGATGTGGTCCAGCCCATCGGCAGCATTCATCTCCCCATCTCAATTGGGGCCGCACCCCAGCGGACGATGATCACCACCCCCTTCCTTATCGTCGATTGCCCCACAGCGTCTTGCCTGTGGAAATATGGTCTGGTCGTCTCGGCAAGACGCCTCCGACCATATTTCCAAGCTCACACCATCTATGTCTTGACCAACCAACCGCTCCGACAGGTGTTGCAGAACCCAGAAACTTCTGGGAGGCTGGTCAAATGGGCCATTGAACTGGGCGAGTTTGATCTTCATTACAAACCCCGCCCGGCCATGAGGGGACAGGCCGTTGCTGACTTCTTATCCGAATTGACGGAGCCTCAGGCTTCGGCAGCTATCCAGCCCCCAACCGAACCCAATCCCCCTCCCAGCCAGGACCAAAACCCCACCGAAGGCAATCTCGACCTAACCCAGCCCCTGTGGACCTTATTCGTAGACGGCTCTTCTAATGCCCAGGGCTATGGGGCCGGCCTCGTTCTCATCTCCCCAGACAAGGTTGCCCTCGAGTACACCCTtcgcttcaaattccaagcctCCAACAATGAGGCCGAATACGAAGCACTCTTAGCTGGTCTTCGATTAGCCAAAGAGATGGATGCCAGGCAAATTCAGATATTTAGCGATTCACAACTCGTGGTCCACCAGGTCAACCAGGACTTCATGGCTAAGGATGCCTCTATGACGGCCTACCTCCAGCACGCTCGGCACTTGCTGGCAACCTTCCAAGCCCACTCTATCAAGCAAGTGCCGCGCTCCGAGAATAGCCATGCCGATGCACTAGCCAGGTTGGCATCAGCCCTGGAGCAAGGAATGGGTCGCCACATCCACATCGAGTTTTTGGCCCAGCCCAGCACACAAGCCCCACTCATCTGCACTATTGATCACAGCCCTACATGGATGGACCCCATCCTCCAGTTCTTACAGAACCAAACACTACCGGCTAATCCGGCAGAAGCACGACGCGTTCGCCATTGCTCCGCCCGTTACTTGATCATTAACGGCTCCTTATACAAGCGTGGTTTCAGCCTTCCTTACCTTCGATGCCTGACTCCAGAGGAGGGTCACTATGTCCTCCGAGAAATCCATGAAGGCATCTGCGGCAACCACTCAGGCGCACGCTCGCTAGCCCATAAGGCAATCCGCCAAGGATACTTCTGGCCTTCACTCCACACTGACGCCCAGGCCTTCACCCAGAAATGCCACAAGTGTCAGCGATTTGCCAACATCCCACAACTCCCGGCTGCACCGTTGACTGCCATGGTCAGCCCTTGGCCATTTGCCCAATGGGGACTGGATCTCATTGGACCGATGCCAGAGGGCAAGGGCCAAGTCAAGTATGCAATTGTGGCCGTggactacttcaccaagtggGCTGAGGCCGAGGCCTTGGCCACCATCACTGTGGCTCGCATCGAATCCTTTGTGTGGCAAAACATTGTATGTCGCTTCGGCATCCCCAACTCCATCGTCACCGACAATGGCCGGCAATTTGACAAcgccaaattcaaacaattttgttccaaCCTCAAGATTCGTTTGTGTTTCGCCTCCCCAGCCCATCCTCAGTCCAATGGCCAGGTCAAAGCCgtgaacaaaatcatcaagaagaCCCTCAAGACAAAACTTGATAAAGCCAAGGGctgctggccagaactactccCAGAAGTACTCTGGTCCTACCGCACCACCTTCCGCACATCCACGGGTGAAACGCCGTTCTCCCTATCATTTGGAACCGAGGTCGTGGCTCCGGTAGAGATTGGCCAGCCCACATACCGAACCTCCACTTACGATGCCACGGCGAATGACGAGCAGTTGGCCCTCAACCTCGACTTCATTGAGGAACTCCGGGACCAATCGAGCATGCGCAATGCCGCGTACAAGCAACGCATCGCCAAATACTATGACTCCCGAGTCAAGCCCCGTGCTTTCAAAATGGGGGACTGGGTCATGCGCAAGGTTTCCTTGGCTACCAAAAATCCTAACGAAGGTACCCTCGGccctacatgggaaggtccttacgagattatcaaaatctgcCGCCCCGGCACTTATTAG
- the LOC109949693 gene encoding uncharacterized protein LOC109949693, translating into MAGIIRGSTKVAVDIDEAEMQKRLRESRAKKAEKSAGKRPRDDDEGRVADVLGKRKASEEAHQRVMGSGPRLPPFDLQAPPKLPFGMEDVFAEGVEKVDFGRLRQQKKEVNMAMHRQEVPLVNVFLEGVKSDPEALARTPASSFIDRAQKTILTSAYAFGEMYVSMAKADKEIQRLKRRDEQAKSKVAEAQEAIREKNALLVQKAALAKEVEELKRSKAEEVATARVEAIESFRSSEELKSYIMDRLVDEQLRWEDRLVRFNPSVEINFDTSGEPPAQTPPADASAPTPEAEPATEDAPSTES; encoded by the exons A tGGCTGGCATCATAAGGGGGAGCACGAAGGTGGCCGTAGACATTGATGAGGCCGAGATGCAGAAGCGGCTGAGGGAGTCTCGGGCCAAGAAAGCTGAGAAGAGTGCTGGAAAACGACCcagggatgatgatgaaggTCGGGTCGCGGACGTGCTGGGGAAAAGGAAAGCCTCGGAGGAGGCTCATCAGCGTGTGATGGGGTCAGGGCCGAGACTTCCGCCTTTTGATCTGCAGGCACCGCCGAAGCTACCCTTCGGCATGGAGGACGTGTTCGCTGAAGGGGTAGAGAAGGTAGACTTCGGCAGGCTACGCCAGCAGAAGAAGGAGGTCAACATGGCTATGCACCGGCAGGAGGTGCCTTTAGTGAACGTCTTCCTGGAAGGCGTGAAGAGCGACCCTGAGGCTCTGGCGAGGACTCCAGCTTCTTCCTTCATTGACCGGGCCCAAAAGACGATCCTCACCTCTGCCTAT gcctTTGGCGAGATGTACGTCAGCATGGCCAAGGCTGACAAGGAGATCCAGAGGCTGAAGAGGCGGGATGAACAAGCCAAGAGCAAAGTGGCGGAGGCGCAGGAGGCCATCCGAGAGAAGAACGCCTTGCTGGTGCAAAAGGCGGCCCTGGccaaggaggtggaggagctgAAGAGGTCGAAGGCCGAGGAGGTGGCTACTGCCCGAGTCGAGGCGATTGAGTCCTTCCGATCCTCGGAGGAGCTGAAGAGCTATATCATGGACCGACTGGTTGATGAGCAGCTTCGCTGGGAAGATAGGTTGGTTAGGTTCAACCCCTCGGTGGAGATTAACTTTGACACCAGTGGCGAGCCTCCTGCACAGACCCCTCCTGCTGACGCTAGCGCCCCGACACCAGAGGCTGAGCCAGCTACTGAGGATGCCCCTTCGACCGAGTCCTGA